The Herpetosiphonaceae bacterium sequence ACACCCACTTGCCGACCGGCTGATCGTAGATCAGCGAGTAGAAGGTCGCCACCTCGTACACATCGGTGTAAGGCATATCCAGAATATCGGCGACCTCCTGAATATGATCGATGTTGAGATAGCCGTACTCGTCCTGCGCAATGTAGCACAGCGGCAGCACCGCTGACTTCTTGATCGGGTAGCGCGACAGGATCGCGGCGATCTCGCTGGCGTATGTATCTGCTAACACGTAAACCTCTTTTTGGCCCTCACCCCCGGCCCCTCTCCCATCGCGATAGGAGAGGGGTGCTGAGTGAAGCGAAGCGGGGTGAGGGCCTGCTTCTACCGATCGACTTCGCCCAGCACCGGGTCGAGACTGGCGATCATCGCCACCAGATCGGCGATGAGCTTGCCCTGCGCCATGTGCGGCAGCGCCTGCAAGTTGATGAACGACGGCGCGCGGAAGTGTACCCGCCAGGGCTTGTTCGAGCCGTCGCTGACGATGTAGCAGCCCAGCTCGCCGCGCCCAGACTCGACCGCGACATAGGCGTCGCCCTTCGGCGGCTTGAAGCCCTCGGTCCACAGCTTGAAGTGGTGGATCAGCGACTCCATCGAGTAGGTGATCTCTTCCTTCGGCGGCGGCCAGATCTTGCGGTCGCTGGTGGCGTACGGGCCGTCCGGCAGGTTGTCGAGCGCCTGCTGGGCAATCTTGACCGACTCGCGCATCTCGGCGATGCGCACCAGATAGCGCTCGTAGGTATCGCCCTCGGTGCCGGTGATCAGCTTGAAGTCGTAGTTCTCGTAGCCGGAGTACGGAAACATCTTGCGCATGTCGTAGGGCACGCCCGTGGCGCGCAGGTTCGCGCCCGTCACGCCCAGCGCCAGCGCATCCACCGCGCTCAGCCTGCCGACTCCGACCGTGCGATCTTTCCAGATCGGGTTATCGGTCAGCAGCGCCTCGTACTCGTCGATCCGGCCAGGGAAAATATCGAGGAAGCGCTGGACCGTCGGCTTGAACTCTTTGGGAAAGTCCCAGGCCAGGCCGCCGGGACGAATAAAGCTGGTCATCATGCGCGCGCCCGACACCAGTTCCTTGATGTCGAGGATCATCTCGCGCTCGCGGAAGCAGTACAAGAAGACGCTCATCGCCGCAAGGTCGAGCGCGTGAGTGCCCAGCCAGACGAGGTAGCTGTTCATGCGCTCCAGCTCGTTGAGCAGCACCCGGCCAACCTGCGCGCGCGGCGGGATCTCGCAATCGAGCAGCTTCTCGACGGCCAGCGAGTAGACCATGTTGTTGATCATCGGGCCAAGATAATCCGTCCGGTCCGTCATCACGAGGGCCTTTTGGTAGGTCTTGGCCTCCATGTTCTTTTCGATGCCGGTATGCAAAAATCCGACATCCGGCGCCAGTTGCAGCACGTCCTCGCCCGAAAGCTCGACGACCAGGCGCAGCACGCCGTGCGTCGAGGGATGCTGCGGCCCCATGTTCAGCACCATCGACTCATCCGACGCCTGATCCTTGGGACGATTGGCGTTCGCGGCGATCACCTGGCGCGGCGACGGCACGGAGATCTCACGGGCTGCCTGAGCGATCTGCGCTGATGTCGGGAAGTTCCGCGCTCGGTCGCTGCCACTGGTGCCGCTGTTGTTGATAGCGGCACGCCGCTGCGCGATAGTAGGTTCAGCAACAGCCATAATTACTCCAGGGGTCCGGGTTCGAGCGGCAGAGGCGGAAGATCACACGGCTCCCGATCCCCGGCCACTCAACCATGACATCTATTCTCTTGCGTATGGTTTCTGCGCATCAACGGCGTCGTGGTTGAACGTAAACGCCACTTCCTCATAGACCAGCGGCTGATCTTTGCGCTGCGGGTATCCGTCCCAATCCTCCGGCATCAGGATGCGCTGCAAGTCGGGGTGGCCGTCGAAGACGATCCCGAACATATCATAGGCTTCACGCTCCTGAAAGGTTGCCGTCGGCCACAAGGGGACCAGGCTTGGCACGTGCGGGCGCTCTTCGTCGGCGCCTACTTTGAGCACCACCAGATGCATGTTGACAAAGCTGCGCAGATGATAAACGACCTCGAAGCGCGGCTCGCGGCCCAGGTAGTCTACGCCGGTGATGCTTGCCAGAAAGATGTATTGCAGATCGGGATCGTCGCGCAGGAACGCGGCGACCTGAGGCAGCGCATCGGGGCGGAGCCGCAGCGCCAGATCGCCGCGATACTCGCTGGCCTCAAGCACCGCCGCGCCGAAGCGCTCCACGACCCGCTGGCGAACGGTTGCGTTATCAAGCGTCATAGCTAGCTCCGGCTCCCGGTTGTCGCCACCTGCCGCCCGACCGCGTCCAGCCGCAGCGCTTCATCGCTGGCGCGCGGTGCCAGCTTTTCGCGCTTGACCTTCTCGTGCAAGAACATGATGCCGTGGATCAGCGCCTCAGGGCGTGGCGGGCAGCCTGCCACGTACACATCCACCGGCACGATCTCGTCGACGCCCTGCACGATCGCGTAGTTGTTGTACACGCCGCCGCACGATGCACAGTCGCCCATCGCGATCACCCACTTGGGATCGGACATCTGATCGTAGAGCTGCCGCACCACCGGCCCCATCTTGCGCGACACGCGACCCGCGACGATCATCAGGTCCGCCTGCCGCGGCGAGGCGCGGTTGATCTCCATACCGAAGCGCGATAGATCGTAGTCGCTGGCCTGCGCCGCCATCATCTCGATCGCGCAGCACGCCAGGCCGAAGAGCATCGGCCACATCGCGTTGGTGCGGCCCCAGTTGACCGCCGACTCAAGTGTGGTCGTGATCACGCCAAGATTTCCGGCTTTTTCTTCTAATCCCATCGGAAAGCTCCCTTCTTGAGAGCATACAAATACCCTGCCAGCAGAATAATCACAAAAATGCCCATCTCGACCAGCCCAAAAACTCCCAGATTCCGGTAGATCAGCGCATACGGCAACATAAAGATGATTTCGATGTCGAACAGAATAAAGATCATCGCGACCAGATAGAAGCGCACCGGCATTCGGCGCATCGCCGAGCCGATCGGGTTCATCCCCGACTCGTAGGGCATCAGCTTGCGCAGCGAGCCGCGCTTCGGGCCAAGCAGGTACGACATGCCGATCACCACAAAGGCTAGAACGGTGGTCAGCACAAAGAGGATCAAAATCGGTAGCCACGGGGTCAACGATTGCATCGCGTATGCTCCGCTTAAGACAGGCATTAGCCGCCTCACGACGAGGCGGCTTCGTTGCCAGATGTCATTATATCCACCTCCAAGATTGTGTCAAGATGCACAATCTTCTTATAGGATGCTGAGAACCATCATATTATATGCCACCATTCAACGGGACGATGTATGATACCATCGTCATCGCTCGCTCGATTCAAAGCACGGAATGGCAGATATGCAAGCAGCCGCCACCAGCACACGAGCTCCCGCACCGATCTTTCTGCTATCAGGGCCGCCCGGCGCAGGCAAGACCACGATTGCCGCTGCTCTGATGCAGCGCTTTCCGTTCGGCATCCACATTCCGCTCGACGATCTGCGCGAGTGGGTTGTATCCGGCATCGCGCATCCCCTGCCACACTGGACAGACGAGACAGGTCGACAGTTTCACCTCGCACGGCAGGCGGTGGTCCAGACGGCGCTGCTGTACCACACAGCGAATTTTGCCGTAGCGATCGACGATCTTATCTTTCCTGCCGAAGCTCACACGATCTTTGTCGAGCAGCTCCCAGGAGGCAACCTGCATAAGATTGTGCTGCTGCCCAGCGTCGAGGTTGCGCTCGCGCGAAATGCTCAGCGCACCAACAAACGATTTGACACGCAGGCATTGGCCGAGCCTATTCGGACGCTTCGGCAAGAGCTTGCCGAACAGCCGTTTGTCGAGATGGGCTGGCGCATCATCGACAACAGCGCACTGACGATAGATGAAACGGTCAGCATGATCCTGCGGAGCATACTGTAGCGGCAGAACTCGAAACTTGAAACTTGAAACCTGAAACTTGAAACCTGAAACTTGGAACAAATCAGAGGCAAGCTTGCAAGATCATGATCACAGCCAGGAGGCGCGTGACGAGACGCAGCATGCGGTCGAAGGTGCCGCCGGTAGGCCCGGCGCGCTGCCTGCCGCAGAAAGCGCGTACCTGGATCGCGTCGTCGCGATCCTTCAGCAGCGCCTGGGTCAACGGCTGCTCGGCGTCTACCTTTTCGGCTCGGCTGCATACGGCGATTACGAGCCGGGGATCAGCGACCTCGACGTGCAGGCAGTGTTGACGACGCTGCTCGACAAGCAGATGTGCAGAGAGATTGCCGCTAGCCTGACACACCGTGTCCTGCCGTGTCCGGCCCGCCGACTGGAGCTGGTAATCTACGCGCGGCCCG is a genomic window containing:
- a CDS encoding AAA family ATPase; this translates as MQAAATSTRAPAPIFLLSGPPGAGKTTIAAALMQRFPFGIHIPLDDLREWVVSGIAHPLPHWTDETGRQFHLARQAVVQTALLYHTANFAVAIDDLIFPAEAHTIFVEQLPGGNLHKIVLLPSVEVALARNAQRTNKRFDTQALAEPIRTLRQELAEQPFVEMGWRIIDNSALTIDETVSMILRSIL
- a CDS encoding NADH-quinone oxidoreductase subunit B family protein, with product MGLEEKAGNLGVITTTLESAVNWGRTNAMWPMLFGLACCAIEMMAAQASDYDLSRFGMEINRASPRQADLMIVAGRVSRKMGPVVRQLYDQMSDPKWVIAMGDCASCGGVYNNYAIVQGVDEIVPVDVYVAGCPPRPEALIHGIMFLHEKVKREKLAPRASDEALRLDAVGRQVATTGSRS
- a CDS encoding NADH-quinone oxidoreductase subunit A; its protein translation is MQSLTPWLPILILFVLTTVLAFVVIGMSYLLGPKRGSLRKLMPYESGMNPIGSAMRRMPVRFYLVAMIFILFDIEIIFMLPYALIYRNLGVFGLVEMGIFVIILLAGYLYALKKGAFRWD
- the nuoD gene encoding NADH dehydrogenase (quinone) subunit D, whose amino-acid sequence is MAVAEPTIAQRRAAINNSGTSGSDRARNFPTSAQIAQAAREISVPSPRQVIAANANRPKDQASDESMVLNMGPQHPSTHGVLRLVVELSGEDVLQLAPDVGFLHTGIEKNMEAKTYQKALVMTDRTDYLGPMINNMVYSLAVEKLLDCEIPPRAQVGRVLLNELERMNSYLVWLGTHALDLAAMSVFLYCFREREMILDIKELVSGARMMTSFIRPGGLAWDFPKEFKPTVQRFLDIFPGRIDEYEALLTDNPIWKDRTVGVGRLSAVDALALGVTGANLRATGVPYDMRKMFPYSGYENYDFKLITGTEGDTYERYLVRIAEMRESVKIAQQALDNLPDGPYATSDRKIWPPPKEEITYSMESLIHHFKLWTEGFKPPKGDAYVAVESGRGELGCYIVSDGSNKPWRVHFRAPSFINLQALPHMAQGKLIADLVAMIASLDPVLGEVDR
- a CDS encoding NADH-quinone oxidoreductase subunit C; amino-acid sequence: MTLDNATVRQRVVERFGAAVLEASEYRGDLALRLRPDALPQVAAFLRDDPDLQYIFLASITGVDYLGREPRFEVVYHLRSFVNMHLVVLKVGADEERPHVPSLVPLWPTATFQEREAYDMFGIVFDGHPDLQRILMPEDWDGYPQRKDQPLVYEEVAFTFNHDAVDAQKPYARE